The following coding sequences lie in one Candidatus Binatia bacterium genomic window:
- a CDS encoding NmrA family protein: MSDETGSREQSAGTSSPERVVVAGASGFLGVAVGEAFGASYELVGLSRSERDPGGGYTSFQKTDLFSLRDSNRALKGADRAIYLVHSMLPSARLMHGHFGDMDLLCANNFARAAARNGIREIIYVGGLVPDIEELSDHLKSRLEVEAALAATGIPVTTLRAGVIVGASGSSYQVIRRLVSRLPVMVCPSWTGTRMQPVALRDVVASIGHLLENPSTETRTFDLGAPNALSYRELMSATATSMGKKRIMLPVPLITPRLSSLWVTMTTGAPSSLIAPLIESLEHEMVVRPSARLEIPGYTPTSIEDMLAEAASKSADGEKQPVAKRAVPRAFQRYSEGRNPSVARSVARMELPEGANSIWAAREYLRWLPVAMKPLVRVQSGQSPDEVEFYSPLLARVLLKLEHASERSTPDRQIFTVTGGFLSRRPGHGRLEFRQVGTGRTLLATVHDFEPSLPWWIYRNTQAVLHEFVMRRFGSHLAGVKLTLPMETEEPLADFQSGDAPLPPPEPRQK, translated from the coding sequence ATGTCGGACGAAACAGGATCGCGAGAGCAGTCAGCGGGGACCTCGTCTCCCGAAAGGGTCGTTGTTGCGGGGGCCTCGGGGTTTCTCGGCGTTGCTGTTGGGGAGGCCTTCGGCGCGTCCTACGAGCTGGTGGGCCTCTCACGCTCGGAGCGAGATCCCGGGGGCGGCTATACGAGCTTCCAAAAAACTGACCTTTTCTCGCTCCGCGACTCGAATCGCGCCCTCAAGGGGGCTGACCGGGCGATCTATCTGGTGCACAGCATGCTGCCCTCGGCCCGACTCATGCACGGTCATTTCGGCGACATGGACCTTCTCTGCGCCAATAATTTCGCTCGCGCTGCGGCTCGCAATGGCATCCGTGAAATTATCTATGTCGGCGGATTGGTGCCAGATATCGAAGAACTCTCCGACCACCTGAAAAGCCGACTGGAAGTCGAGGCAGCCCTCGCAGCAACCGGCATCCCTGTCACCACATTGCGGGCTGGTGTGATCGTCGGTGCTTCGGGTTCATCCTACCAGGTGATCCGACGGCTGGTGTCCCGGCTTCCCGTGATGGTGTGCCCCAGCTGGACCGGTACGCGCATGCAACCGGTCGCCCTGCGCGATGTGGTCGCCTCGATCGGACACCTGCTCGAGAATCCCTCGACCGAGACGCGCACATTCGACCTCGGCGCCCCGAACGCGCTCAGCTACCGCGAATTGATGTCGGCCACCGCCACCTCGATGGGCAAAAAACGTATCATGCTTCCCGTGCCGCTGATCACCCCGCGGCTCTCCAGCCTCTGGGTCACCATGACGACCGGCGCGCCGAGTTCCCTGATCGCGCCGCTGATCGAAAGCCTCGAGCACGAAATGGTCGTGCGACCCAGCGCGCGTTTGGAGATCCCCGGATACACGCCCACTTCCATCGAGGACATGCTGGCCGAGGCCGCCAGCAAAAGTGCTGACGGGGAAAAGCAGCCCGTTGCCAAACGCGCGGTGCCACGAGCCTTCCAACGATATAGCGAAGGCCGAAACCCGTCAGTCGCCCGCTCGGTCGCCCGCATGGAGCTTCCCGAAGGCGCGAATTCGATTTGGGCCGCGCGCGAATATCTGCGGTGGCTACCGGTGGCGATGAAGCCTCTGGTGCGTGTGCAATCCGGTCAAAGCCCCGACGAGGTCGAATTCTACTCGCCGCTTCTCGCTCGCGTGTTGCTCAAACTCGAGCATGCCAGCGAGCGCAGCACACCCGACCGCCAGATCTTTACCGTCACCGGCGGATTCCTGTCGCGACGTCCCGGCCACGGCCGTCTCGAATTCCGGCAGGTCGGCACAGGCCGCACGTTGCTGGCCACTGTCCACGACTTCGAGCCGAGCCTGCCCTGGTGGATCTACCGCAACACGCAAGCCGTGCTGCATGAGTTTGTGATGCGACGCTTTGGTAGCCATCTGGCCGGCGTCAAATTAACCCTGCCAATGGAAACCGAGGAACCGCTCGCCGATTTCCAATCTGGCGACGCCCCGCTCCCGCCGCCGGAACCCCGACAGAAATAG
- a CDS encoding DUF4215 domain-containing protein, with the protein MVALLAPLETEAVECLGDRTYETAVTDGCTSISGELRVQNTSHSNVDSLSALTAVGGDLIVRDNDALTNIDGLFALTSVGGDNTFFNNIALTNLNGLSALTFVGGCQRINSNDTLANIDGLSALTSIGACLQIENSDELANIDGLSALTSIGGLVSIRENGALINMDGLSALTSVGEFLSIFNNDALTNIDGLSALASLGGGLTVSSNDMLVDLDGLLGLTSISGNLRIDYSSALISLEGLLGLTSVSGNLKIDFNSALISLEGLSGLTSLGSLTISRNFELTSLDGLSALTSISGDLEIEAHPELLNIDGLASLTGVGGSLSIHDNGSLSSIGGLSELIAVGGPISIYNNFGLCQNFVDDFLDQVGKDGERIDNNDGYCPPVCGDGIVETGESCDDANTTDGDCCSSSCEIEPTGTVCGPAADICDIEEVCDGISPACPADERLPDTDTDGTCDAYDVCPDDANPSQADTDEDGRGDACDPCTGGIDASKPLLRGTNFTAATGNDKLKYKAKLVFDGTVSISPQAQGFRLLVEDANDDILIDLDIPAGLYDPITRSGWIPATNGKKFQYITKTPVDGLLPKVILKWNPRRPNEVLVNVNGKSGNFADPNVALPLKATISLDPTDAMTSLCAEAEFPGPKPLPHCRISGNGVALICK; encoded by the coding sequence ATGGTCGCCTTGCTCGCTCCGCTGGAGACTGAGGCTGTCGAGTGCCTGGGCGATCGGACTTACGAAACGGCTGTCACGGATGGGTGTACGAGTATTTCGGGGGAACTCCGCGTCCAAAATACGTCGCACAGCAATGTCGACAGCCTCTCCGCGTTGACTGCCGTCGGCGGCGATCTCATCGTGCGTGACAACGACGCCTTAACCAACATCGATGGACTCTTCGCATTGACTTCTGTCGGCGGCGACAACACCTTTTTCAACAATATAGCCCTGACCAACCTTAACGGCCTCTCGGCACTGACTTTCGTCGGCGGCTGTCAGCGTATCAATTCGAACGATACGCTTGCCAACATCGACGGCCTATCCGCACTCACGTCCATCGGAGCATGTCTCCAAATCGAGAACAGTGACGAGCTGGCAAACATCGACGGCTTGTCTGCGCTGACTTCGATCGGCGGTCTTGTATCGATTCGTGAAAACGGCGCGTTGATCAACATGGACGGCCTCTCTGCGCTGACTTCTGTCGGCGAGTTTCTATCCATCTTCAACAACGACGCGCTCACCAACATCGACGGCCTGTCTGCGCTAGCTTCCCTTGGCGGTGGCCTTACCGTGTCCAGCAACGACATGCTGGTGGACCTCGATGGACTCCTCGGGCTGACCTCCATCAGCGGGAACCTCAGGATCGACTACAGCAGCGCGCTAATCAGCCTCGAGGGACTCCTCGGGCTGACCTCCGTCAGCGGGAACCTCAAGATCGACTTCAACAGCGCGCTAATCAGCCTCGAGGGGCTCTCCGGACTGACGTCCCTCGGCAGCCTCACCATCTCCCGAAACTTCGAGCTGACCAGCCTCGACGGCCTCTCGGCACTGACTTCCATCAGTGGAGATCTCGAAATCGAGGCGCACCCCGAGCTGCTCAATATCGACGGTCTGGCATCGCTGACTGGAGTTGGCGGCTCCTTGTCAATCCATGACAACGGTTCGCTGTCCAGCATCGGCGGCTTGTCCGAACTAATTGCTGTCGGTGGACCGATTTCCATCTACAACAATTTTGGACTCTGCCAAAATTTCGTTGATGACTTCCTCGACCAAGTTGGAAAAGATGGCGAAAGAATCGACAATAACGACGGCTACTGCCCCCCCGTCTGCGGGGACGGAATTGTCGAAACCGGCGAATCTTGCGACGACGCCAACACCACCGACGGGGACTGTTGCTCGTCCAGTTGCGAAATCGAGCCGACAGGCACGGTCTGTGGCCCAGCAGCCGACATCTGCGACATCGAAGAGGTCTGCGATGGCATCAGCCCCGCTTGCCCTGCTGACGAACGCCTGCCAGACACCGACACCGACGGCACCTGCGACGCCTACGATGTCTGTCCCGACGATGCCAACCCCTCTCAGGCAGACACCGACGAGGATGGCCGCGGGGACGCATGTGACCCGTGCACCGGTGGCATCGACGCCTCCAAGCCGTTGCTCAGGGGCACCAATTTCACAGCCGCGACTGGCAACGACAAGCTCAAGTACAAAGCCAAACTGGTTTTTGATGGGACGGTATCAATCAGCCCGCAGGCCCAAGGCTTCCGACTCCTGGTCGAAGATGCCAACGACGATATTCTCATCGACCTCGACATTCCGGCTGGCCTCTATGACCCAATCACCCGCAGCGGTTGGATCCCGGCGACCAATGGCAAAAAATTCCAGTACATCACCAAGACGCCCGTGGATGGGCTATTGCCCAAGGTCATCCTCAAGTGGAATCCCAGGAGGCCCAATGAGGTGCTGGTGAACGTCAACGGCAAGTCCGGAAACTTCGCCGACCCGAACGTCGCGCTCCCCCTCAAGGCCACCATATCTCTCGACCCGACCGACGCGATGACCAGCCTGTGCGCCGAGGCCGAATTCCCCGGACCGAAGCCCCTGCCCCATTGCCGCATCAGCGGCAATGGCGTTGCCCTTATCTGCAAATAG
- a CDS encoding Zn-dependent alcohol dehydrogenase translates to MKAAVMRANDAPLVFEEVTIDKPGPGEVLVRTAASGICHSDLTVVEGGLPFPAPCILGHEPAGVVEEVGPDVTDFRAGDHVIGCLNSWCGVCRFCTHGRPYLCPTQFEGRDPALPPRLSAADGAPLGQFANLSSFAEQMLCPERSLVKIRDEMPLDRACLIGCGVTTGIGAVLNTVHVPAGSSVVILGLGGVGLAALQGARIIGAGRIIAIDTQPWKFELAKSLGATDCVDASTEDAVAAVHELTQGGADFVFENIGRIPTIQQAVAMTGRGGTTVLVGVVGMMEMVPLPAADITLQEKKVVGSFMGSNRFRFDMPRYVDFYLDGRLRLDEMISSRIPLTGLNDAFEHLRQGDVARQVVVFDDVS, encoded by the coding sequence ATGAAAGCTGCTGTGATGCGCGCCAACGATGCGCCGCTGGTTTTTGAAGAAGTGACGATCGACAAGCCCGGCCCGGGGGAAGTCCTGGTGCGCACGGCCGCCTCGGGCATTTGCCATAGCGACCTGACGGTGGTCGAGGGCGGGTTGCCTTTTCCCGCCCCCTGCATTCTCGGCCATGAACCCGCCGGCGTCGTGGAAGAGGTGGGACCGGACGTGACGGATTTTCGAGCCGGCGATCATGTCATTGGTTGTCTGAACTCCTGGTGTGGGGTCTGTCGATTTTGCACGCACGGACGTCCTTATCTTTGTCCGACCCAGTTCGAGGGGCGCGACCCGGCGCTCCCGCCGCGACTGAGTGCCGCCGACGGCGCGCCGCTCGGCCAGTTCGCAAACCTTTCTTCGTTCGCCGAGCAGATGCTTTGCCCCGAGCGATCGCTGGTGAAAATTCGCGACGAGATGCCCCTGGACCGGGCCTGCCTGATCGGCTGTGGCGTCACTACAGGGATTGGTGCGGTTCTCAATACGGTTCACGTGCCGGCCGGCTCGAGTGTCGTGATTCTGGGCCTCGGAGGTGTGGGACTGGCAGCCTTGCAAGGCGCGCGGATTATCGGGGCCGGACGCATCATCGCGATCGATACCCAGCCGTGGAAATTTGAATTGGCCAAAAGCCTGGGTGCCACCGACTGTGTCGATGCCAGCACGGAGGATGCGGTAGCCGCTGTTCACGAACTGACCCAGGGGGGCGCGGATTTCGTATTCGAGAATATCGGTCGCATTCCGACCATTCAGCAAGCTGTGGCCATGACCGGTCGGGGCGGAACGACGGTTTTGGTCGGGGTCGTCGGTATGATGGAAATGGTTCCGCTGCCGGCAGCCGACATCACTCTGCAGGAAAAAAAGGTCGTCGGATCTTTTATGGGTTCCAATCGTTTCCGCTTCGATATGCCGCGCTATGTGGACTTCTATCTCGATGGTCGCCTGCGGTTGGACGAGATGATCTCTTCGCGCATCCCGCTGACCGGTCTGAACGATGCTTTTGAGCATCTGCGGCAGGGGGATGTTGCCCGGCAGGTGGTCGTCTTTGATGACGTTTCTTGA
- a CDS encoding NAD-dependent epimerase/dehydratase family protein, whose product MPSVTPTSGPVAVTGASGYVGAHTVLALLNRGYTVHACVTNPDNPEKTAHLLAMNEQGHPGSLTLHRANLLEEGGYDVPLAGCSALLHVGTAMAYGGANNPQEVYDGAVSGTDNVLRSVARTETIRRLVYTSSFAAIMNPRPPGYRYTENDWASDNREKDPSWSLENLNDKGQVSYAMAKVETEHRVYAAARESGRFEAISINPIVVLGPLLAKAHDLVFSWQWFLGRMLRGEACGNGWQHLWNIVDVRDVAMAHVLAIESDACRTGDRFQLSATDESGELDCVQLQQKLLELFPEIDVGGAPEGYAEIIEKHGQVYDSPRARCDRAREVLGLQTHAVEDTLAETGRSLIDLGLVEPKLR is encoded by the coding sequence ATGCCCTCCGTTACTCCAACTTCGGGACCCGTCGCAGTCACCGGGGCGTCCGGATACGTCGGCGCTCATACTGTTCTGGCGCTCTTGAACCGTGGCTATACCGTCCACGCTTGCGTCACCAATCCGGACAATCCCGAAAAGACGGCACACCTGCTGGCCATGAACGAACAGGGCCACCCCGGAAGCCTGACTCTGCACAGGGCCAATCTTCTTGAGGAGGGGGGCTATGACGTGCCCCTGGCCGGATGCAGTGCGCTCCTGCACGTCGGAACCGCGATGGCTTACGGGGGAGCCAACAATCCCCAGGAGGTCTACGACGGGGCGGTCTCGGGCACCGACAACGTCCTTCGCTCGGTTGCGAGGACCGAAACGATTCGTCGTTTGGTGTACACGAGCTCGTTTGCGGCGATCATGAACCCCCGTCCTCCCGGCTACCGTTATACGGAAAACGATTGGGCATCGGATAATCGCGAGAAGGATCCTTCCTGGAGTCTCGAGAACCTGAACGACAAGGGCCAGGTCAGTTACGCGATGGCCAAGGTCGAGACCGAGCATCGCGTATATGCGGCGGCCAGAGAGAGCGGGCGTTTTGAGGCGATCTCGATCAACCCGATCGTCGTTCTGGGCCCGCTTCTCGCCAAGGCGCACGATCTGGTCTTCTCGTGGCAGTGGTTTCTGGGGCGCATGCTGCGGGGCGAGGCCTGCGGGAACGGCTGGCAGCATCTGTGGAACATCGTCGACGTCCGCGACGTGGCGATGGCCCATGTGCTCGCGATCGAGAGCGATGCCTGTCGCACGGGGGACCGATTCCAGCTCTCGGCTACCGACGAGTCAGGCGAACTCGATTGCGTCCAGCTCCAGCAGAAGCTGCTCGAGTTGTTCCCCGAGATCGACGTAGGTGGGGCCCCCGAGGGCTATGCGGAGATTATCGAGAAGCACGGCCAGGTCTACGACTCCCCCCGGGCGCGTTGCGACAGGGCGCGCGAGGTGCTCGGACTGCAGACCCACGCGGTGGAAGATACGTTGGCGGAAACGGGCCGCTCATTGATCGACTTGGGTCTGGTCGAGCCAAAGCTCAGATGA
- a CDS encoding DUF4215 domain-containing protein encodes MYDFRFVILASLLCATGALYSCGSTEPTDSGPTSLEPGWICPGEAPSGCTTVCGDGILAGKESCDDGNQRGDDGCNPECLLERCGDGVQQSNEVCEDGNIEGGDGCSEDCLSDETCGNGVVDVAAGEQCDGESFCDWDCWLIRSDGDCSLTGVYASQDSGLSGTSFVEDDNKGTVLFSYVGGRYRLSYDIRQPGATLGGAFFPGAASPQILSCDPLAIGIWPWSACEGSCKGPPTEILHWTGPLPITSASRAFRDAGFHD; translated from the coding sequence ATGTACGATTTTCGTTTCGTCATCCTTGCCAGCCTGCTTTGTGCGACCGGGGCCCTTTATTCTTGCGGTTCAACAGAACCCACCGACTCCGGTCCAACCAGTTTGGAACCTGGCTGGATTTGCCCCGGTGAGGCACCTTCCGGCTGCACGACTGTTTGCGGTGATGGCATTCTTGCCGGAAAGGAGTCTTGCGACGATGGCAATCAACGGGGCGACGACGGCTGCAACCCGGAATGCCTTCTCGAACGCTGCGGTGATGGCGTTCAGCAGTCAAACGAAGTCTGCGAGGACGGCAACATCGAAGGTGGAGACGGATGCAGCGAAGACTGTCTGTCTGATGAGACGTGTGGCAACGGTGTGGTCGACGTGGCCGCCGGGGAGCAATGTGACGGTGAATCTTTTTGCGATTGGGACTGCTGGCTGATCCGGTCGGACGGGGATTGTTCTCTGACTGGGGTGTATGCGAGTCAGGATTCCGGTCTCAGCGGTACCTCCTTCGTGGAGGATGACAACAAGGGGACTGTGCTGTTCTCTTATGTTGGTGGTCGCTATCGGCTGTCGTACGACATCCGACAACCTGGAGCCACGCTTGGTGGAGCCTTCTTCCCCGGAGCGGCATCGCCGCAGATCCTGAGTTGTGATCCATTGGCTATTGGCATCTGGCCATGGTCGGCGTGTGAGGGTTCATGCAAAGGGCCCCCAACGGAGATTTTGCATTGGACAGGCCCGTTGCCCATCACATCCGCATCGAGAGCTTTTCGCGATGCCGGATTCCACGACTAG
- a CDS encoding coniferyl aldehyde dehydrogenase: MSTAEHYNVTDLTAPNLNALLEQQRAKFRAEGEVTYATRIDRLKRLKALIIENKTEFAATTKREFNDARSYEFSLFSEFASKVEAIEYSMKYLKTWMKPERRKTNKPMNFLGGKSQVRYFPKGVVGIISPLNLPFGLTVAPLTSALAAGNRALLKPSEFVPETAALFAEVIPQYFSEDEVAVVTGGAEIGQQFAELPFDHLLFTGSTRVGKQVMQSAAKNLVPVTLELGGKSPVVISRSAKIELAGTRLAFGKLLNGGQLCLSPDYVLVPAELEEQFIARVSHETESMYPNITENTDYAGVFNERHFARLQGYIADAVAKGAKLTIVGADKTRASASNRRMPLHILQNVHEDMQVMHEEIFGPILPIMTYADITEVPDKIEPRRDPLALYYFGTDKGEQEYLFTHVQSGGVCVNDITLHYVQEDLPFGGVGASGMGAYHGPEGFRNMSHARAFYSQTMIDVLPIIGARPPFGNKFRKTISKVLGAI, translated from the coding sequence ATGAGCACAGCTGAACACTATAACGTCACAGATTTGACCGCACCGAATCTAAACGCACTCCTCGAACAACAGAGAGCCAAGTTTCGTGCCGAGGGCGAGGTCACCTATGCAACACGAATTGACCGCCTGAAAAGACTCAAGGCGCTGATTATCGAAAACAAGACAGAGTTTGCGGCAACAACCAAACGCGAATTCAACGATGCTCGATCCTATGAATTCAGTTTGTTTTCAGAGTTTGCGTCCAAGGTCGAGGCAATCGAATATTCAATGAAATATTTGAAAACCTGGATGAAACCGGAGAGGCGAAAAACCAACAAACCGATGAACTTTCTGGGCGGGAAAAGCCAGGTCCGATATTTCCCCAAAGGAGTTGTCGGCATCATTTCTCCCTTGAACCTGCCCTTCGGCCTGACCGTTGCGCCTCTGACGAGTGCGCTTGCTGCCGGTAACCGGGCCTTGCTGAAACCCTCAGAGTTCGTGCCTGAAACAGCGGCATTATTTGCCGAAGTTATCCCTCAATATTTCTCCGAAGATGAGGTCGCGGTCGTAACCGGCGGTGCCGAGATCGGTCAACAATTTGCGGAGCTGCCCTTCGATCACCTTCTGTTTACCGGATCCACTCGCGTCGGTAAGCAAGTGATGCAATCCGCGGCAAAAAACTTGGTGCCCGTCACATTGGAGCTTGGCGGCAAGTCACCCGTCGTCATTAGTCGCAGCGCAAAGATCGAACTCGCAGGAACACGGCTGGCTTTCGGCAAGCTGTTAAATGGTGGCCAACTCTGCCTGTCACCGGACTACGTCCTGGTGCCGGCGGAACTGGAAGAGCAGTTCATTGCGCGGGTCTCTCACGAGACGGAGTCAATGTATCCAAACATCACCGAGAATACGGACTATGCGGGTGTCTTTAACGAAAGACATTTCGCCAGATTACAAGGCTACATTGCGGATGCGGTCGCCAAGGGCGCAAAACTCACCATCGTCGGTGCTGACAAGACGCGTGCGTCCGCCAGCAACCGGCGCATGCCTCTGCATATTCTCCAGAACGTCCATGAGGACATGCAAGTCATGCACGAGGAGATTTTCGGGCCCATTCTCCCCATTATGACGTATGCGGATATCACCGAGGTACCGGACAAGATCGAACCCCGCCGAGATCCACTCGCTCTGTATTACTTTGGCACAGACAAAGGTGAACAGGAATACTTATTCACTCATGTCCAAAGTGGTGGTGTTTGCGTCAATGATATCACGCTTCATTACGTGCAAGAGGATCTGCCATTTGGTGGTGTTGGCGCCTCTGGAATGGGTGCCTATCACGGTCCGGAAGGGTTCAGAAACATGAGTCATGCACGCGCGTTTTACAGTCAGACCATGATTGATGTTTTGCCGATCATTGGCGCACGCCCGCCCTTTGGCAACAAATTTCGAAAGACGATCAGCAAAGTTCTGGGCGCAATCTGA
- a CDS encoding serine hydrolase: MRSRRLSAAISLLACLVGCASSVGPPPQGSTALENALAELRISLGERWGIPIPGLAVAVIVNGEPTVAVSGSATPPSSLPLQPTDSFHIGSITKTFTAALIMQLDQEKKLALNQPISQWIDYPKGDSISVAMLLGHTSGVADFSESSLYSPADSPARCIQIAAELAPVFEPGEDWSYSNTNYILLGLIAEKVTGSSWATEVHSRFLKPLQLEDTYVWRGQPRGSTVKGSRLSCGGDGEPECRPPQFGLEILPVTQGYDWTVAWAAGAIVSTPQDVARWMRALVQGDVLDEEHRLLMTTATSQSIASRALAPSFGNLRWTGNSLGLFRYEIEGNGIGWGHEGLINGFAANSIQMSELDLTVSVLSNFQMTDSFAAIGSLVANTGQ; encoded by the coding sequence ATGCGCTCCCGACGCCTGTCCGCCGCTATCAGCCTGCTCGCCTGCCTGGTTGGCTGTGCCTCCAGCGTGGGTCCACCTCCGCAGGGGAGCACTGCCCTTGAGAACGCGTTAGCAGAGTTACGCATCTCGCTCGGCGAGCGATGGGGAATACCGATCCCGGGACTCGCGGTTGCCGTGATAGTCAACGGCGAGCCAACTGTTGCCGTATCCGGATCGGCCACCCCCCCAAGCTCTCTGCCATTGCAGCCAACCGACAGCTTTCACATCGGGAGCATCACAAAAACGTTTACCGCAGCACTGATCATGCAGTTGGATCAAGAGAAGAAGTTGGCCCTGAATCAGCCCATTAGCCAATGGATCGACTACCCCAAAGGTGACTCGATTTCGGTAGCAATGTTATTGGGCCACACCAGCGGCGTTGCCGATTTTTCGGAGAGTTCCTTGTACTCGCCGGCCGACAGCCCCGCGCGTTGCATTCAGATAGCCGCGGAGCTTGCCCCCGTCTTCGAACCGGGGGAGGACTGGTCCTATAGTAACACGAACTACATTCTCCTGGGGCTGATCGCTGAGAAAGTCACCGGTTCATCTTGGGCAACCGAGGTTCATTCCCGTTTTCTCAAACCCCTACAATTGGAGGATACTTACGTCTGGAGAGGCCAGCCGCGCGGATCGACAGTCAAAGGCTCAAGACTCTCCTGCGGCGGCGACGGCGAACCTGAGTGCCGCCCGCCACAATTCGGGCTTGAGATATTGCCAGTGACTCAAGGGTACGACTGGACTGTAGCGTGGGCTGCAGGAGCAATCGTGTCGACGCCGCAGGATGTCGCTCGCTGGATGCGGGCACTTGTTCAAGGCGATGTCCTCGACGAAGAGCATCGGCTCTTGATGACGACCGCTACATCCCAATCAATTGCGTCGCGCGCTCTTGCCCCATCGTTCGGAAACCTGCGATGGACCGGAAATAGTCTGGGCCTTTTCCGTTACGAGATCGAGGGGAATGGCATCGGCTGGGGACACGAAGGGCTGATCAATGGCTTCGCAGCGAATTCAATTCAAATGAGCGAACTCGATCTAACAGTGTCTGTACTCTCGAACTTCCAGATGACCGACAGCTTTGCGGCCATAGGAAGCCTTGTCGCGAATACGGGCCAATAA
- a CDS encoding TetR/AcrR family transcriptional regulator, translating to MNPPWPSEKKQSRVETLMNTTPAIYQRARSAEQKALRRQAVLDASETYFHEVGYEAFSMAQLARNTGLAKGTLYLYFQTREELFLTLYEQSLIRWSQVFINELSDSMSSEAYAQSLYTTALADGVFLPLLTRLEHLIEHNVAIPRLIESKRIFIKQVEVLAERSSKALKLSTAQASEIVKTMGVLLIGATQTDQSPSLENEELPTDVLKLMASFSSEPLFIKNAVRIIEGIRAEASSNIQANKTNQTLKRITKNR from the coding sequence GTGAACCCGCCATGGCCGAGCGAGAAGAAACAAAGCCGTGTGGAGACACTCATGAACACAACTCCGGCGATTTATCAGAGAGCGAGAAGCGCAGAACAAAAGGCGCTTCGGCGGCAAGCAGTGCTCGACGCCTCCGAAACGTACTTCCATGAGGTTGGCTATGAGGCATTTTCCATGGCGCAACTCGCCAGGAACACGGGCCTGGCCAAGGGGACACTCTATCTTTACTTCCAAACCCGGGAAGAGCTCTTTCTGACCCTCTATGAGCAAAGCTTGATTCGATGGAGCCAAGTTTTCATCAATGAATTATCTGATTCCATGTCGAGTGAGGCGTATGCCCAATCGCTCTATACGACGGCCCTGGCCGACGGCGTCTTCTTGCCGTTGCTGACCCGACTTGAACATCTCATCGAGCACAATGTCGCGATCCCTCGGCTGATCGAGTCGAAGCGAATCTTCATCAAGCAGGTGGAAGTTCTTGCGGAACGATCATCCAAAGCGCTCAAACTAAGCACAGCGCAGGCAAGCGAGATCGTAAAAACAATGGGGGTCCTGCTGATCGGTGCGACGCAAACCGACCAGAGCCCATCATTAGAGAACGAAGAGTTACCGACGGATGTTCTGAAACTGATGGCCAGTTTTTCGTCTGAACCGCTCTTCATCAAGAATGCCGTTCGCATCATCGAGGGCATCCGCGCGGAAGCCTCCTCCAACATCCAAGCGAACAAAACAAATCAAACGCTCAAGCGAATCACGAAAAATCGCTGA
- a CDS encoding DedA family protein: MSTFESLLHEYGYYFVFGCAFLEGESGVVLAGIAAHRGYLHLGAVIVVAALGAALGDQLWFQLGRSRGKSFLQSKPHWDKGLKRFEALSERWGTPLILGFRFLYGMRMLGAAALGVSGVSQLRFTVLNFVGAFIWSVLTASIGFFFGKAVETTMGDMASYEQWIFVALLIIGLAAAFRHWMANREVAD, encoded by the coding sequence GTGTCGACGTTTGAGAGCTTGCTGCACGAATATGGTTACTATTTTGTTTTCGGGTGCGCGTTTCTCGAAGGCGAGTCCGGTGTTGTACTGGCCGGGATTGCGGCCCATCGAGGTTATCTGCACCTCGGTGCGGTGATCGTGGTCGCGGCGCTGGGGGCTGCCCTTGGCGATCAGCTCTGGTTTCAGCTCGGTCGCTCCAGAGGCAAGTCATTTCTGCAGTCAAAGCCACATTGGGACAAGGGCCTGAAGCGATTCGAAGCGCTCTCGGAGCGTTGGGGGACGCCATTGATTCTTGGCTTCCGCTTCCTCTACGGGATGCGCATGCTCGGTGCGGCCGCGCTCGGGGTGTCGGGGGTGTCGCAGTTGCGCTTTACCGTGCTCAACTTCGTGGGCGCCTTTATCTGGTCGGTGTTGACCGCGTCGATCGGCTTTTTCTTCGGCAAGGCCGTCGAGACGACGATGGGAGATATGGCGAGCTACGAACAATGGATCTTTGTCGCGCTGCTCATCATCGGGCTGGCGGCGGCCTTTCGGCACTGGATGGCGAACCGAGAGGTCGCCGACTGA